The proteins below are encoded in one region of Triticum aestivum cultivar Chinese Spring chromosome 1B, IWGSC CS RefSeq v2.1, whole genome shotgun sequence:
- the LOC123099271 gene encoding protein transport protein Sec61 subunit gamma, which yields MDAVDSVVDPLREFAKDSVRLVKRCHKPDRKEFTKVAARTAIGFVVMGFVGFFVKLIFIPINNIIVGSG from the exons ATGGACGCGGTCGACTCCGTGGTGGACCCCCTCCGCGAGTTCGCCAAGGACAGCGTCCGCCTCGTCAAGCGCTGCCACAAGCCTGACCGCAAGG AGTTCACCAAGGTGGCGGCGCGGACGGCGATCGGGTTCGTCGTCATGGGGTTCGTCGGCTTCTTCGTCAAGCTCATCTTCATCCCCATCAACAACATCATCGTCGGCTCCGGCTAG